A genomic window from Micromonospora violae includes:
- a CDS encoding maleylpyruvate isomerase N-terminal domain-containing protein, with product MSHGQVLEAFRLEAGALSRAVAGLSEADWDLPTRCEPWSVRELLGHVRVVIAWLPGMLDAPPPDKAEVSAVEYYRPDDRFAPQTNTARIALAQDHAAGQSSGAALAGDFAATWQRVDRLCCAESEDRVVRTRHGDAMLLSQFLLTRVVEVAVHGLDLAEALGREPWLTPQAADAVLELLLGPDKMTATLELGWDQLTFLRKVTGREPLDAAETAQVEQLGIRWLTLG from the coding sequence ATGAGTCATGGCCAGGTGCTGGAAGCCTTTCGTCTCGAAGCCGGGGCGCTGTCCCGGGCGGTTGCCGGCCTGTCGGAGGCGGACTGGGATCTTCCAACGCGCTGCGAACCATGGTCCGTGCGAGAACTGTTGGGCCATGTACGCGTGGTGATCGCCTGGTTGCCGGGCATGCTGGATGCTCCGCCACCGGACAAGGCCGAGGTGTCCGCAGTCGAGTACTACCGGCCCGACGACCGTTTCGCCCCGCAGACCAACACGGCCCGTATCGCCTTGGCCCAGGACCACGCGGCCGGGCAGTCCAGTGGTGCCGCGCTCGCCGGCGACTTCGCCGCGACCTGGCAGCGGGTGGATCGGCTGTGCTGTGCCGAGTCCGAGGACCGCGTCGTGCGTACTCGTCACGGGGATGCGATGCTCCTGTCGCAATTCCTGCTCACCCGGGTGGTCGAGGTCGCCGTCCACGGTTTGGACCTGGCCGAAGCGCTGGGGCGTGAGCCGTGGCTGACCCCGCAGGCCGCAGATGCGGTGCTGGAGCTGCTGCTCGGCCCGGACAAGATGACGGCGACGCTGGAACTCGGCTGGGACCAGCTCACTTTCCTGCGCAAGGTCACCGGGCGCGAGCCGCTCGATGCGGCGGAGACCGCGCAGGTCGAACAGCTTGGCATTCGGTGGCTCACGCTTGGCTGA
- a CDS encoding VanW family protein, translating to MTLYGEKSPPADDRPTVQVTAVTWPDDGSTPVTTAAPGEPDNGSRRPRRVRVLLAAGITGGVLAAVAGAGAWAYAGDVPRGTSVLGTELGGRSRADADRELRAELARRAATLATPLKVTVDGRTAEINPADVGLAVDVPATVAAAAEADAHPVSRLVGSRTVQPVVTLDEGRLDEALRKVLGDQAQGMTMPAITYQGTTPKVVQPKPGLALNPQRSAEVVRAGWLAGAPVTVPLVETHPATTPEELDRLVSELAKPAVAAPVTLRTSKGSVKIPPAAIAKSLRFNADKTGKLTPAVDVKRLRTALGDGLTAIEVPPKDATMTISGGRPTVTEGRSGQQLDTAALSRDLLAVLPKSDGREVTGELKPAPPQLTGEKLAGLGIKERVSTFTTRFTGGMASSRSQNIATIARKVDGTVVLPGKTFSLNGHTGERGYAQGYRDAPVILDGKLVPGVGGGTSQFTTTLFNATYYAGLEDVEHKPHSYWFDRYPAVIESTIFWPNLDFKFRNNTEYGVLIDTSYTSSTITVSIWSTKIYDSVKTEYGPRRNITTPKKIQLAAGPSCIETNGINGFTQDAFRVIKKGGVVVKREKFTWRYDAEPRYVCGPKTP from the coding sequence GTGACGCTGTACGGCGAAAAGAGTCCACCCGCCGACGACCGGCCCACCGTGCAGGTCACCGCGGTCACCTGGCCGGATGATGGGTCCACGCCGGTCACGACAGCCGCTCCCGGCGAGCCGGACAACGGATCGCGCCGCCCACGTCGGGTGCGGGTGCTGCTCGCCGCCGGCATCACCGGTGGCGTCCTCGCCGCCGTGGCGGGTGCCGGCGCCTGGGCGTACGCCGGTGACGTTCCCCGTGGCACCAGCGTGCTCGGCACCGAGTTGGGCGGCCGGAGCCGCGCGGACGCCGATCGGGAGTTGCGGGCGGAGCTGGCCCGGCGGGCGGCGACGCTCGCCACGCCGCTGAAGGTCACCGTCGACGGGCGTACCGCCGAGATCAACCCCGCCGACGTGGGGCTCGCCGTCGACGTGCCGGCGACCGTCGCGGCAGCCGCTGAGGCCGACGCGCACCCGGTCAGCCGGCTGGTCGGCTCCCGCACCGTCCAGCCGGTGGTGACCCTCGACGAGGGCCGGTTGGACGAGGCGCTCCGTAAGGTGCTCGGCGACCAGGCCCAGGGCATGACGATGCCGGCGATCACCTATCAGGGCACCACGCCGAAGGTCGTCCAACCCAAACCCGGGTTGGCCTTGAATCCGCAGCGCTCCGCCGAGGTGGTCCGGGCCGGTTGGTTGGCCGGCGCGCCGGTCACCGTGCCCCTGGTGGAGACCCACCCGGCAACCACCCCGGAAGAGTTGGACCGGCTGGTCAGCGAGCTGGCGAAGCCCGCGGTCGCCGCGCCGGTGACCTTGCGCACCAGCAAGGGCTCGGTGAAGATCCCGCCCGCCGCGATCGCGAAGAGTCTGCGGTTCAACGCCGACAAGACCGGCAAGCTGACCCCCGCGGTGGACGTCAAGCGGCTGCGGACCGCGCTCGGCGACGGCCTGACCGCCATCGAGGTGCCGCCGAAGGACGCCACGATGACGATCTCCGGTGGCCGACCCACGGTCACCGAGGGACGGTCCGGGCAGCAGCTGGACACGGCGGCACTCAGTCGGGACCTGCTGGCCGTGCTCCCGAAGTCGGACGGCCGCGAGGTGACCGGTGAGCTGAAGCCGGCGCCGCCGCAGCTGACCGGGGAGAAGCTCGCCGGCCTGGGCATCAAGGAGCGGGTGTCCACCTTCACCACCCGGTTCACCGGCGGCATGGCCTCGTCGCGCAGCCAGAACATCGCGACCATCGCACGGAAGGTGGACGGCACGGTGGTGCTGCCCGGGAAGACGTTCTCGCTCAACGGGCACACGGGCGAACGCGGCTACGCCCAGGGCTACCGGGACGCACCCGTGATCCTCGACGGCAAGCTCGTGCCCGGTGTCGGCGGCGGCACCTCGCAGTTCACCACCACGCTGTTCAACGCGACCTACTACGCCGGCCTGGAGGACGTCGAGCACAAACCGCACTCGTACTGGTTCGACAGGTACCCGGCGGTCATCGAGTCGACCATCTTCTGGCCGAACCTGGACTTCAAGTTCCGCAACAACACCGAGTACGGCGTTCTCATCGACACGTCGTACACCTCCAGCACGATCACCGTGTCGATCTGGAGCACCAAGATCTACGACAGCGTGAAGACGGAGTACGGGCCGCGCCGCAACATCACGACGCCGAAGAAGATCCAGCTCGCTGCCGGCCCGTCGTGCATCGAGACCAACGGCATCAACGGCTTCACCCAGGACGCCTTCCGCGTCATCAAGAAGGGTGGCGTGGTCGTCAAGCGGGAGAAGTTCACCTGGCGCTACGACGCCGAGCCCCGCTACGTCTGCGGGCCGAAGACGCCCTGA
- the nudC gene encoding NAD(+) diphosphatase, which produces MDTAERVLAYGGGWLDRAGLLRTDPTRLTALLAEPTTVLVPMWRDRCLVDGHGPVRLSADRAALVRSAASDTVFLGLDAEVAVFAADLSALPEASAVEMAGAVRSVDVRALVGRLEPGDAAVQAYGRGLLHWHRQQRFCGTCGSPAVAGGGGHLRTCTGAECARLLFPRIEPAIIVLVEAPGRPGRCLLARHAGAAEDAYSTLAGFVEVGESLEDAVRREMAEEAGVTVTDVTYQGSQAWPFPAGLMVGFRATATSEEIRVDGEELLEARWFTRAELRERAASGRPLGRVDAIDHRLLADWLAES; this is translated from the coding sequence GTGGACACTGCGGAGCGGGTGTTGGCGTACGGGGGCGGTTGGCTGGACCGGGCGGGCCTGTTGCGTACCGATCCGACGCGGTTGACCGCGCTGCTCGCGGAGCCGACCACCGTGCTGGTGCCGATGTGGCGGGACCGCTGTCTCGTCGACGGCCACGGGCCGGTCCGGCTCAGCGCGGATCGTGCGGCGCTGGTCCGATCCGCCGCGAGTGACACCGTCTTCCTGGGGCTCGACGCGGAGGTCGCGGTGTTCGCCGCGGACCTCTCCGCACTGCCCGAAGCCTCTGCCGTGGAGATGGCCGGTGCGGTGCGGTCCGTGGACGTGCGGGCGCTGGTCGGGCGGCTCGAACCCGGTGACGCGGCCGTCCAGGCGTACGGCAGGGGTCTGCTGCACTGGCACCGGCAGCAGCGGTTCTGCGGGACGTGCGGTTCGCCGGCCGTCGCCGGCGGCGGTGGGCACCTGCGGACCTGCACCGGCGCGGAGTGCGCACGCCTGCTGTTCCCCCGGATCGAGCCGGCGATCATCGTGTTGGTCGAGGCGCCCGGGCGGCCGGGGCGCTGCCTGCTGGCCCGGCACGCGGGCGCGGCGGAGGACGCGTACTCGACGCTGGCGGGCTTCGTCGAGGTCGGCGAGAGCCTGGAGGACGCGGTCCGTCGGGAGATGGCGGAGGAGGCGGGCGTGACCGTCACCGACGTGACCTACCAGGGGTCGCAGGCGTGGCCGTTCCCCGCCGGTCTGATGGTGGGCTTCCGGGCCACCGCCACGTCCGAGGAGATACGCGTCGACGGCGAGGAGTTGCTGGAGGCGCGTTGGTTCACCCGGGCGGAGCTGCGGGAGCGGGCGGCCTCGGGGCGTCCGCTCGGTCGGGTGGACGCGATCGACCACCGCCTGCTGGCGGACTGGCTCGCGGAGAGTTAG
- a CDS encoding low temperature requirement protein A encodes MRGILGFQPVPAEVTHRTTMFEIFFDLVFVFALTRVITFMAGSSGALTLAQGLLLLLLLLYSWAPYIWVGNLVRPDVGPVRAATLVAMAAVFVAALVLPDAWRQSPELFDAPLTLALAYVVGRAVQLVILFWASATNPALRSTLRFFAVPVVLGWVPLIIGALLGDTAQTVLWTVALLLDIGGARIASTFRPWRLRSVDHFTERFGLVLIIALGESLISAGAGPRTMAPVGSALLAALLGLTSTVCLWWLYFDRLAPAAREAVGNLPADRQANVAGDAYGLGHATLIIGAIYVALGIEEVIAQLTEESAHSGRLGWEAATALYGGTALYLLSRLVFRRLTIRVVYRAQVVAALLPLPLLPIGRSLPPLAALTLLTAFLIGVTWFERRTDHRDERRTSAQSGRR; translated from the coding sequence ATGAGGGGGATTCTCGGCTTCCAACCGGTGCCGGCGGAGGTGACGCACCGGACCACCATGTTCGAGATCTTCTTCGACCTGGTCTTCGTCTTCGCCCTCACCCGGGTCATCACGTTCATGGCGGGCTCGTCGGGCGCGCTCACCCTGGCCCAGGGGCTGCTCCTCCTGCTGCTGCTGCTCTACTCCTGGGCGCCGTACATCTGGGTGGGAAACCTGGTCCGGCCGGACGTCGGTCCGGTCCGCGCCGCCACCCTGGTCGCGATGGCGGCGGTCTTCGTGGCCGCGCTGGTGTTGCCGGACGCGTGGCGGCAGAGCCCGGAGCTGTTCGACGCGCCGCTGACTCTCGCGCTGGCCTACGTGGTCGGCCGGGCCGTGCAGCTGGTGATTCTGTTCTGGGCGAGCGCGACGAACCCGGCGCTGCGCTCGACGCTGCGGTTCTTCGCCGTGCCCGTGGTGTTGGGCTGGGTTCCGCTGATCATCGGCGCCCTCCTCGGTGATACGGCCCAGACCGTGCTCTGGACGGTCGCGCTGCTGCTGGACATCGGCGGTGCCCGGATCGCGTCCACCTTCCGGCCGTGGCGACTGCGCAGCGTGGACCACTTCACCGAACGGTTCGGTCTGGTGCTCATCATCGCGCTCGGGGAGTCCCTGATCTCGGCCGGCGCGGGCCCGAGGACGATGGCGCCGGTCGGCTCCGCCCTGCTGGCCGCGCTGCTCGGTCTCACCAGCACGGTGTGCCTGTGGTGGCTGTACTTCGATCGGCTGGCGCCCGCCGCCCGGGAGGCCGTCGGCAACCTGCCGGCTGACCGACAGGCCAACGTGGCGGGCGACGCGTACGGCCTCGGGCACGCCACGCTGATCATCGGCGCCATCTACGTCGCGCTCGGCATCGAGGAGGTGATCGCCCAGCTCACCGAGGAGTCGGCGCACTCCGGCCGGCTGGGCTGGGAGGCCGCGACGGCGCTCTACGGCGGCACCGCCCTCTATCTGCTCAGCAGGCTGGTGTTCCGGCGGCTGACCATTCGCGTGGTGTACCGGGCGCAGGTCGTCGCCGCGCTGCTGCCGCTGCCCCTGCTGCCGATCGGCCGGTCCCTGCCGCCGCTGGCGGCGCTCACCCTGCTGACCGCCTTCCTGATCGGGGTGACCTGGTTCGAACGACGGACGGACCACCGCGACGAACGACGGACGTCGGCGCAGTCGGGCCGCCGGTGA
- a CDS encoding SCO4848 family membrane protein translates to MVLSRGWSLFLVGVGVWTWVIWPRFAVAIWQDPRSWQSGTVADGAATSFLWVHALLIAASLAIGTTAGALGVRAWLAARRRKTS, encoded by the coding sequence ATGGTGCTGTCGCGAGGGTGGAGCCTCTTCCTGGTCGGAGTCGGCGTCTGGACCTGGGTGATCTGGCCCAGGTTCGCGGTGGCGATCTGGCAGGACCCGCGGTCCTGGCAGTCCGGCACAGTGGCCGACGGCGCGGCTACCAGCTTTCTGTGGGTACACGCGCTCCTGATCGCCGCGTCGCTGGCGATCGGCACCACCGCCGGCGCGCTCGGCGTCCGGGCCTGGCTCGCCGCCCGACGGCGCAAGACGTCCTGA
- a CDS encoding alpha-(1->3)-arabinofuranosyltransferase, with protein sequence MRAEVASDADPGSSRSRHTARRFRHLVICIALTALAFQQAPGQVVPDTKVDLNVNPAGWLLRSLHLWDPTGTFGQLQNQAYGYLWPMGPFFLLGSEAGLAPWVVQRLWWALLFCVAYLGAVRLAGRLGIGTPAGRMIAGVAFALSPRILTQLGWSSVEAWPSAVAPWVLIPLVGLAAGTNLRRAVAGSAVAVACAGGVNATAVFAVVPLALLWLGTLQPVRRRVTALAAWCGAVALATAWWLIPLLVLGRYSPPFLDYIETARHTTSVTDAVTTLRGASYWVAYLASPFGPTIPSGARLANETVLVAATLAVAALGVLGLSRRGMPHRRFLVTGVVLGVALVGLGHASDLPNILAGPQREFLDGLGAPLRNVHKFDVLLRLPLCLGMAHLIGLAVRAARTAPAQHRPRTVTRAWLTAGAAMVAVTAVATPALAGGLATPGSVKEVPGYWHEAADWLDANTGRGRVLVVPGARFPSYDWGSTTDEITQPLLNSRWAVRNAIPFTPPTTIRLLDVIESTLATGSGSTGLADLLARSGISHVLFRADLDHGRSDTARPAVVRQALERSPGLTLATSFGPLRGGPSSPDQFRDHGLDVPVRALEVYRVDRPVDPVVAYDSTDVTTVVGGPESLLDLAATGQLGSAPTVLAGDAPTAGVGGPVAMTDGLRRRDVSFGGLRDNTSQTLTADDTFEVAAPAHDYLPEWGAEHSTVARFEGISAIRTSTARSQVDSPGGARPEHQPYAAMDGNQATSWQSAPYAPSDRQWIEVGLANPTTVTRVEVWFDLKADALPTTVTVSAGYESSTVEQFTDHMVFELPGVHATREVRVSVDGAYDLRPFGNGSVGIAEIKIPGIRTSRTLVLPAAPVTDRPATVVVSAAPTTPACFTVDGHPRCSTDAIRGSEDGSTIDRTLTLPAAGAYDAKLWARPTAGPELNDALDKLVTDAQPLRLAAQISASSTAVPDPTGRAGAALDGNPATSWSPATDDEAPILRLKWLKRQTITGLRFAVDDKMAATRLGSVRVVGDDGFRSSLLGDDGLLRLDPPMRTDEITIQFLDKPSATSTDPYKLRLPERLPIAVGEVTVLPGAPTVGRRLDAPLSLACGSGPTLQVGAARVTTSLRGTLRDLLEMREMPVTLCGPDTPRQLDLGRGEHRIVATPGQLAAPTTVALVPRTPTRPSATASATVIESWAATERRVRVAGHPVDRVLAVRENTNTGWQATIGGRTLKPLVVDGWQQGWILPAGASGEVLLRFAPDTTYRAGLLLGGILLAVVVLLAVLPARQPAGRTAAAAAPRGRRRVTRSLPLLAVGAAALVLWSGLIGALLVAAGFMLAVPGPRRLLWPADPRRARTISRAVETWLPGALVLVAGWLYLDSTRRNTDALLQLTIVVALGALWLSTAARRRPVRRATPTVVTSVPAVPANPTPEPATPTQPDQAETSPPERAGPADGQLPTFSEIT encoded by the coding sequence ATGCGTGCAGAGGTGGCCAGTGACGCCGATCCAGGGTCCAGCCGTAGCCGGCACACGGCCCGCCGGTTTCGGCACCTGGTCATCTGCATCGCCCTCACCGCCCTCGCCTTTCAGCAGGCCCCCGGCCAGGTCGTTCCCGACACCAAGGTCGACCTGAACGTCAACCCCGCCGGGTGGCTGCTTCGTTCGCTGCACCTCTGGGATCCCACCGGCACCTTCGGCCAGCTCCAGAACCAGGCGTACGGATATCTCTGGCCGATGGGCCCGTTCTTCCTGCTCGGATCGGAGGCTGGTCTCGCGCCGTGGGTGGTGCAGCGGCTGTGGTGGGCCCTGCTCTTCTGCGTCGCCTACCTCGGCGCGGTACGGCTGGCCGGCAGGCTCGGCATCGGCACGCCCGCCGGCCGCATGATCGCCGGCGTCGCCTTCGCCCTGTCACCCCGCATCCTCACCCAACTCGGCTGGTCGTCGGTGGAGGCCTGGCCCAGCGCCGTCGCCCCCTGGGTCCTCATCCCGCTGGTCGGCCTCGCCGCCGGCACGAACCTGCGGCGTGCTGTCGCCGGGTCGGCCGTCGCGGTCGCCTGCGCCGGTGGGGTCAACGCCACGGCCGTTTTCGCGGTGGTGCCACTCGCCCTGCTCTGGCTCGGCACCCTCCAGCCCGTACGCCGCCGCGTCACCGCCCTCGCCGCCTGGTGTGGCGCGGTGGCCCTGGCCACCGCCTGGTGGCTGATCCCGCTGCTGGTGCTCGGCCGATACAGCCCTCCCTTCCTGGACTACATCGAGACCGCCCGACACACCACAAGCGTCACCGACGCGGTGACCACTCTGCGCGGTGCCTCCTACTGGGTCGCCTACCTGGCCTCACCGTTCGGACCGACGATCCCGTCCGGGGCGCGACTCGCCAACGAGACGGTCCTGGTCGCCGCCACCCTGGCGGTCGCCGCCCTCGGCGTCCTCGGGCTGTCCCGACGCGGGATGCCACACCGCCGGTTCCTCGTCACCGGTGTGGTGCTCGGCGTCGCACTCGTCGGTCTCGGGCACGCCAGTGACCTGCCGAACATCCTCGCCGGGCCGCAGCGGGAGTTCCTCGACGGTCTCGGCGCACCGTTGCGCAACGTGCACAAGTTCGACGTCCTGCTCCGCCTCCCCCTGTGCCTGGGCATGGCACACCTGATCGGCCTGGCCGTCCGGGCGGCGCGCACCGCGCCCGCGCAGCACCGTCCGCGAACCGTCACCCGCGCCTGGCTGACCGCCGGTGCCGCCATGGTGGCCGTCACGGCGGTCGCCACGCCCGCGCTCGCCGGCGGTCTCGCCACACCGGGCAGTGTCAAGGAGGTGCCCGGCTACTGGCACGAGGCCGCCGACTGGCTCGACGCGAACACCGGGCGCGGGCGGGTGCTCGTCGTGCCCGGGGCCCGCTTCCCGTCGTACGACTGGGGCAGCACCACCGACGAGATCACCCAGCCGCTGCTCAACAGCCGGTGGGCGGTGCGCAACGCCATCCCGTTCACCCCACCGACCACGATCCGGCTGCTGGACGTCATCGAGTCGACGCTCGCCACCGGCTCCGGGTCGACCGGCCTGGCGGACCTGCTGGCCCGATCCGGGATCAGCCACGTCCTGTTCCGGGCCGACCTCGACCACGGCCGCTCGGACACGGCCCGCCCGGCGGTGGTCCGTCAGGCGCTGGAGCGCTCACCCGGATTGACCCTCGCCACCTCCTTCGGCCCTCTCCGCGGCGGGCCCTCGTCCCCCGACCAGTTCCGCGACCATGGGCTCGACGTGCCCGTCCGGGCGTTGGAGGTCTACCGGGTCGACCGGCCGGTCGACCCGGTGGTCGCCTACGACAGCACCGACGTGACCACCGTGGTGGGCGGCCCCGAATCACTCCTCGATCTCGCCGCGACGGGGCAGCTCGGCTCGGCGCCCACCGTCCTGGCCGGCGACGCACCGACCGCCGGCGTCGGCGGGCCGGTGGCGATGACCGACGGGCTGCGTCGACGCGACGTGTCGTTCGGCGGGCTGCGCGACAACACCTCCCAGACGCTGACCGCCGACGACACCTTCGAGGTCGCCGCGCCCGCCCACGACTACCTGCCCGAGTGGGGGGCGGAGCACTCCACGGTCGCCCGCTTCGAGGGCATCAGCGCGATCCGCACCTCCACCGCCCGCTCGCAGGTGGACTCCCCCGGCGGTGCCCGCCCGGAGCACCAGCCGTACGCGGCCATGGACGGCAACCAGGCGACCTCCTGGCAGTCCGCCCCGTACGCGCCGAGCGACCGTCAGTGGATCGAGGTGGGCCTCGCCAACCCGACGACGGTCACCCGGGTCGAGGTGTGGTTCGACCTGAAAGCCGATGCCCTGCCCACGACGGTCACCGTCAGCGCCGGGTACGAGAGCAGCACCGTCGAACAGTTCACCGATCACATGGTGTTCGAGCTGCCCGGCGTCCACGCCACCCGGGAAGTCCGGGTCTCCGTCGACGGGGCGTACGACCTCCGTCCGTTCGGAAACGGCTCGGTCGGCATCGCCGAGATCAAGATTCCGGGCATCCGCACCAGCCGCACCCTGGTCCTCCCCGCCGCACCGGTGACCGACCGGCCGGCGACCGTCGTCGTGTCGGCAGCACCCACCACCCCGGCCTGCTTCACCGTCGACGGGCACCCGCGCTGCTCCACCGACGCCATCCGTGGTTCCGAGGACGGGTCCACCATCGACCGGACCCTGACCCTGCCGGCGGCCGGGGCGTACGACGCCAAGCTGTGGGCACGCCCGACGGCCGGCCCCGAGTTGAACGACGCCCTCGACAAGCTGGTGACCGACGCGCAGCCGCTGCGCCTCGCGGCGCAGATCAGCGCCTCCTCGACGGCCGTGCCCGACCCGACCGGCCGGGCCGGCGCGGCGCTCGACGGGAACCCGGCCACCAGTTGGTCACCGGCGACCGACGACGAAGCACCGATCCTGCGGCTCAAGTGGCTCAAGCGGCAGACCATCACCGGGCTCCGCTTCGCGGTCGACGACAAGATGGCCGCCACCCGGCTGGGCAGTGTGCGCGTCGTCGGCGACGACGGCTTCCGCAGCAGCCTGCTCGGCGACGACGGGTTGCTCCGCCTGGACCCGCCGATGCGGACCGACGAGATCACCATCCAGTTCCTCGACAAGCCGTCCGCCACCAGCACCGACCCGTACAAGCTGCGGTTGCCGGAGCGGCTGCCCATCGCGGTCGGTGAGGTGACCGTGCTCCCCGGAGCACCCACCGTCGGACGGCGCCTGGACGCACCCCTGTCGCTGGCGTGCGGATCCGGTCCCACGCTCCAGGTCGGCGCGGCGCGGGTGACCACCTCGCTGCGCGGCACGCTCCGCGACCTGCTGGAGATGCGCGAGATGCCGGTGACGCTGTGCGGCCCGGACACACCCCGGCAGCTCGACCTGGGCCGCGGTGAGCACCGCATCGTCGCCACACCGGGCCAGCTGGCCGCGCCCACCACCGTCGCCCTGGTGCCTCGGACGCCCACGCGGCCCTCAGCGACCGCCAGCGCCACGGTGATCGAGTCCTGGGCGGCCACCGAACGACGGGTACGGGTGGCCGGTCACCCCGTCGACCGGGTCCTCGCCGTACGGGAGAACACCAACACCGGCTGGCAGGCGACCATCGGTGGGCGGACGCTGAAGCCACTGGTGGTGGACGGGTGGCAGCAGGGCTGGATCCTGCCCGCCGGCGCCTCCGGGGAGGTGCTGCTGCGTTTCGCCCCGGACACCACGTACCGGGCCGGGCTGCTCCTCGGTGGCATCCTGCTCGCGGTGGTGGTCCTGCTCGCGGTGCTGCCCGCCCGACAACCCGCCGGGCGGACCGCGGCTGCCGCCGCACCGCGCGGCCGGCGCCGGGTCACCCGCTCGCTGCCGCTGCTGGCCGTCGGGGCCGCCGCGCTGGTGCTGTGGAGCGGCCTCATCGGCGCTCTGCTGGTCGCGGCGGGCTTCATGCTGGCGGTTCCCGGCCCACGTCGCCTGCTCTGGCCGGCCGACCCGCGTCGAGCCAGGACGATCAGCCGGGCCGTCGAGACGTGGCTCCCCGGCGCGCTCGTCCTGGTCGCCGGATGGTTGTACCTCGATTCGACGCGGCGGAACACCGACGCGCTGCTGCAACTCACGATCGTCGTCGCCCTGGGTGCGCTCTGGCTCTCCACCGCCGCCCGACGACGGCCGGTACGCCGGGCCACGCCGACCGTCGTGACCTCGGTCCCGGCGGTCCCGGCGAACCCGACCCCGGAACCGGCCACGCCGACCCAGCCCGACCAGGCCGAGACATCACCGCCGGAGCGGGCAGGACCGGCCGACGGGCAGCTTCCGACCTTCTCCGAGATCACGTGA
- a CDS encoding polysaccharide biosynthesis protein, whose protein sequence is MSPRRAVGPEGTAQTELTRGWSTSLGTAGISVTLAGILVNGLAYLVPVLAARRLDPADLSALAAALGLVAIVGVPGLGLQLAVAVHHARHGPSDTRRLTAVTAAVCAATLIAATPLLVTALDLPVEMPALLAVTTAAIVLCSRSLGELQGGQRFVRLAIGMALLAAGRYGGVIAGLLLGTGPTGALAVGALTAALTPVVLARLAREPERQSTAPRLTAAQVVAGGGATLAMLVVSYADLLLARQLLSPSDAGAYSVGTVLSKGALWAPQVAAVLALPRLARGDRRSRSVALVVTGACGGVLVLTSALAGGLAFRLAGGPDYDHLGRYAPLFAAVGALYAVTFVLLNDRLAAGARWPAAPLWIGMAGLVAVTAALRPHTVPGLLLAALGTAIGTTAMMAVAARRPARTPVVEPD, encoded by the coding sequence GTGAGCCCGCGACGAGCCGTCGGTCCGGAGGGGACGGCCCAGACGGAGCTGACCCGCGGATGGAGCACGAGCCTCGGCACCGCCGGGATCAGCGTCACCCTGGCCGGGATTCTCGTCAACGGCCTGGCCTACCTGGTGCCGGTGCTGGCCGCCCGGCGGCTCGACCCGGCCGACCTCAGCGCGCTCGCCGCCGCCCTCGGTCTGGTGGCCATCGTCGGTGTGCCCGGGCTCGGCCTGCAACTGGCCGTCGCCGTGCACCACGCCCGACACGGACCCTCCGACACCCGGCGGCTCACCGCAGTCACCGCCGCCGTCTGCGCGGCAACCCTCATCGCGGCGACGCCACTGCTGGTCACCGCCCTGGATCTCCCGGTCGAGATGCCCGCGCTGCTGGCGGTCACCACCGCCGCGATCGTGCTCTGCTCCCGGTCCCTCGGGGAGTTGCAGGGTGGACAGCGCTTCGTCCGACTCGCCATCGGGATGGCCCTGCTCGCGGCCGGCCGCTACGGCGGCGTGATCGCCGGGTTGCTGCTCGGTACGGGACCGACCGGCGCGTTGGCGGTCGGCGCGCTGACCGCCGCGCTCACGCCGGTGGTCCTGGCCCGACTCGCCCGCGAGCCGGAGCGACAGTCCACCGCACCACGGCTGACCGCCGCTCAGGTCGTCGCCGGCGGTGGCGCGACCCTGGCGATGCTCGTCGTCTCCTACGCCGACCTGCTCCTGGCCCGGCAGCTGCTGTCCCCGTCGGACGCCGGGGCGTACTCGGTCGGCACCGTCCTGAGCAAGGGCGCGCTCTGGGCGCCGCAGGTCGCCGCCGTCCTCGCCCTTCCGCGGCTGGCACGCGGCGACCGGCGCAGCCGGTCGGTGGCGCTCGTGGTGACCGGCGCGTGCGGCGGGGTGCTGGTGCTCACCTCGGCGCTCGCCGGCGGGCTCGCCTTCCGCCTCGCCGGTGGACCCGACTACGACCACCTCGGCCGGTACGCGCCCCTCTTCGCGGCGGTCGGCGCGCTCTACGCAGTGACGTTCGTGCTGCTCAACGACCGCCTCGCCGCCGGTGCACGGTGGCCGGCGGCACCGCTGTGGATCGGCATGGCCGGCCTGGTCGCCGTCACCGCTGCCCTCCGGCCGCACACCGTCCCTGGTCTCCTCCTCGCGGCACTGGGCACCGCCATCGGCACCACCGCGATGATGGCGGTGGCGGCCCGTCGGCCCGCTCGGACCCCGGTGGTCGAGCCCGACTAA